From Halapricum desulfuricans, a single genomic window includes:
- the cheA gene encoding chemotaxis protein CheA has product MDDQYLDAFIRESEEAITELNNSLLELESDPENTEAMDSIFRTAHTLKGNFGAMGFDDASDLAHAIEDLLDEMRDDHLEVTPEIMDLIFAGVDRIETIVHEIDETGGSTADTDAIVADIRGIMDGEGGRATTREETADEQGTDPAELVDGVAVSAVDGPVYHASVSVGDSQMLGVDAMLALESIEAELDIVATDPDRDAIESGDFEDAFGVFLTGAQQSAVEAALSATGKIDDATVTDVTDAIEASSVPVGDGTDDNVAGDDAGSNTAGESAPAAASTGTTESVDDGDGAGSVEEIKSVRVDVDQLDELHGLVEQLVTSRIKLRRAVEQEQLDSASENLNELDKITANLQNTVMDMRLIPLKKVVGKFPRLVRDLSRDLGKEIDFTIEGEEIELDRTILTEISDPLMHILRNAVDHGIEPPEEREQVGKPRTGEVTLSASRERDHVIIEVADDGAGLDVEAIKQQALDQGVRSPEEIEAMTDSDLYDLVFHPGFSTADEVTDTSGRGVGMDVVHDTVTKLDGSVNVESTPGEGTTVSLRLPVTMAIVKVLFVQVGDEQYGIPIKNVDEITRATEAKTINGTEVIKHNDDIYPVVNLAETFDVPGETKNGDGMLVRIRESERRVALHCDSVESQEEVVVKPLEGILSGTPGLSGTAVLGDGNIVHILDVVTL; this is encoded by the coding sequence ATGGACGATCAGTATCTCGACGCGTTCATCCGCGAAAGCGAGGAAGCGATCACGGAACTGAACAACTCGCTGCTCGAACTCGAATCGGACCCGGAGAACACCGAGGCGATGGATTCGATCTTTCGGACGGCCCACACCCTGAAGGGTAATTTCGGCGCGATGGGCTTCGACGACGCATCCGATCTCGCTCACGCCATCGAGGACCTCCTCGATGAGATGCGGGACGATCACCTGGAAGTGACTCCGGAGATCATGGATCTGATCTTCGCCGGCGTCGATCGGATCGAAACGATCGTCCACGAAATCGACGAGACCGGCGGATCGACGGCCGACACCGACGCCATCGTCGCCGACATCCGCGGGATCATGGACGGGGAGGGTGGTAGAGCCACAACGAGGGAGGAGACAGCGGACGAGCAGGGCACCGATCCAGCCGAGCTCGTCGACGGCGTCGCGGTTTCGGCCGTCGACGGACCGGTCTATCACGCGTCCGTATCGGTCGGCGATTCGCAGATGCTCGGCGTCGACGCGATGCTGGCACTGGAGTCAATCGAAGCGGAGCTGGACATCGTCGCGACCGATCCGGATCGCGATGCGATCGAAAGCGGTGACTTCGAGGACGCGTTCGGCGTCTTCCTCACTGGAGCCCAACAGTCCGCGGTCGAAGCGGCGCTCTCCGCGACGGGGAAAATCGACGACGCGACAGTGACCGACGTGACCGACGCCATCGAGGCGAGTTCAGTCCCGGTGGGCGACGGAACGGACGATAACGTAGCGGGTGACGACGCTGGCTCTAATACTGCTGGGGAGTCAGCTCCGGCCGCCGCGTCCACAGGGACGACGGAAAGCGTCGACGACGGCGACGGCGCCGGTTCGGTCGAGGAGATCAAGTCGGTGCGGGTCGACGTCGATCAGCTCGACGAACTGCACGGACTGGTCGAACAGCTGGTGACGAGCCGGATCAAACTCCGGCGGGCCGTCGAGCAGGAACAGCTCGACTCGGCCTCGGAGAATCTCAACGAACTCGACAAGATCACCGCGAACCTCCAGAACACGGTCATGGACATGCGGTTGATCCCGCTGAAGAAGGTCGTCGGGAAGTTCCCGCGACTGGTCAGAGACCTCTCTCGGGACCTGGGAAAGGAGATCGATTTCACCATCGAGGGCGAGGAGATCGAACTCGACCGAACGATCCTCACAGAGATCTCCGACCCGCTGATGCACATCCTGCGCAACGCCGTCGATCACGGGATCGAGCCGCCGGAAGAGCGCGAACAGGTCGGCAAGCCTCGGACGGGCGAGGTCACGCTGTCGGCCTCGCGCGAGCGCGATCACGTAATCATCGAGGTCGCCGACGACGGGGCCGGACTCGACGTCGAGGCGATCAAGCAGCAGGCGCTCGATCAGGGGGTTCGCTCCCCGGAAGAGATCGAGGCGATGACCGATTCGGACCTCTATGATCTGGTCTTCCATCCCGGCTTTTCGACCGCCGACGAAGTCACTGACACAAGCGGTCGTGGCGTCGGGATGGACGTCGTCCACGACACGGTCACGAAACTCGACGGGAGCGTCAACGTCGAGTCCACGCCTGGTGAGGGGACGACCGTCTCGTTGCGTCTGCCGGTGACGATGGCGATCGTGAAGGTCCTGTTCGTCCAGGTCGGCGACGAACAGTACGGCATCCCGATCAAGAACGTCGACGAGATCACCCGGGCGACCGAGGCCAAAACGATCAACGGCACCGAGGTCATCAAGCACAACGACGACATCTATCCGGTCGTCAATCTCGCGGAGACCTTCGACGTACCCGGAGAGACGAAAAACGGCGACGGGATGCTCGTCCGGATCCGCGAGTCCGAGCGCCGGGTCGCCCTGCACTGTGATTCCGTCGAAAGTCAGGAGGAGGTCGTCGTCAAGCCCCTGGAGGGGATCCTGTCGGGGACGCCCGGCCTCTCCGGGACAGCAGTCCTGGGCGACGGAAACATCGTCCACATCCTCGACGTGGTGACGCTGTAA
- a CDS encoding CheR family methyltransferase, producing the protein MTRRSGSQQGFEQLLEYIGEHLDFESGFYNDAYMDRRITARMRRTDTDSYRAYRRLLERDDGEREELLDSLSINVTGFFRNPDAWDGLRSVLRDLTGQNRQVDVWSAPSADGREPYSVAMLALDDPEIDADRIDILGTDINHEILRTARAGVYETSKTTDIADELEPLSEIEPYVDRDGNAFAVRDGVKDMVSFEQHDLIRGDPKGTFDLILCRNLLIYIDSAYKVPIFETIEGSLRDGGHLMIGMTETIPTEMRDTFEAADKQHRIYRKR; encoded by the coding sequence ATGACGCGCCGATCCGGATCACAACAGGGGTTCGAGCAGTTACTCGAATACATCGGCGAGCACCTGGACTTCGAGTCCGGCTTCTACAACGACGCCTACATGGACCGGCGGATCACCGCGCGGATGCGCCGGACTGACACGGACAGCTACCGGGCCTACCGGCGGTTGCTCGAACGCGACGACGGCGAACGCGAGGAACTGCTCGATTCGCTGTCGATCAACGTCACCGGCTTCTTCCGCAATCCCGATGCCTGGGACGGGCTACGGTCGGTATTGCGGGATCTGACGGGACAGAACCGTCAGGTGGACGTCTGGAGCGCACCGAGTGCCGACGGACGCGAACCGTACTCGGTCGCGATGCTCGCACTCGATGACCCCGAGATCGACGCGGACCGGATCGACATTCTCGGGACCGACATCAACCACGAGATTCTCCGGACGGCCCGGGCAGGTGTCTACGAGACCTCGAAGACGACCGATATCGCCGACGAACTCGAGCCGCTCTCGGAGATCGAACCGTACGTCGACCGGGACGGCAACGCCTTCGCGGTGCGCGACGGCGTCAAGGACATGGTTAGCTTCGAGCAACACGATCTCATCCGCGGCGACCCGAAGGGGACTTTCGATCTGATCCTGTGTCGGAACCTGCTGATCTACATCGATTCCGCCTACAAGGTACCGATATTCGAGACGATCGAAGGATCACTGCGCGATGGCGGCCACCTGATGATCGGTATGACCGAAACGATCCCCACGGAGATGCGCGACACCTTCGAGGCGGCGGACAAACAACACCGCATCTACCGGAAGCGCTGA
- a CDS encoding HEAT repeat domain-containing protein encodes MSLYQLERDGDAQELIRLLRESDNPEIRERAADMLGGFDDHDDRRDVVNALIEAAETDDADSVTAAAVDSLEELGGDAIEQLIASMAGIDFDEGADWVKAKAFTRALDSNIPELRMAAANGLGQFGESDTLGQLIEAFDDEDYRVRARAARATGTIGDPRATDALEALLDDRSPAVRREAADALGQIANRQALQALLELYDDPDERVRRVAIGAFGNFDNGRPVEHLVEALDDGSAVVRRTAVYSLIELLSNVPRQRSHEIRESIVDELSATEDATVVVPLVEILEESTQTAQRRNTAWLLGRVTDGDHERVIEALIDCLDDDDQMTGQFAATSLAEFDGETVEDELLDVVEDDDRSSDVRAQAIFTLGKVGGQRSRDALESIIDETEDEQIRKRAFSALSKLGGQAGDVL; translated from the coding sequence ATGTCCCTCTACCAGCTCGAACGCGACGGCGACGCACAGGAACTCATTCGCCTGCTCCGGGAGAGCGACAACCCCGAGATCCGGGAGCGTGCGGCCGATATGCTCGGCGGGTTCGACGATCACGACGACCGTCGCGACGTCGTGAACGCGCTGATCGAGGCCGCCGAAACCGACGACGCCGACAGCGTGACAGCGGCCGCCGTCGACTCGCTTGAAGAGCTGGGCGGTGACGCCATCGAGCAGTTGATCGCCAGCATGGCCGGGATCGACTTCGACGAGGGGGCTGACTGGGTGAAGGCGAAGGCCTTTACCCGGGCGCTGGACAGCAACATTCCCGAACTGCGTATGGCCGCCGCCAACGGTCTCGGGCAGTTCGGCGAGAGCGACACGCTCGGGCAACTGATCGAGGCGTTCGATGACGAGGACTACCGGGTTCGCGCACGGGCCGCCCGGGCGACGGGTACGATCGGCGACCCGCGTGCGACCGACGCACTCGAAGCGCTCCTCGACGATCGGAGTCCGGCGGTCCGGCGGGAGGCGGCCGACGCGCTGGGACAGATCGCCAACCGGCAGGCGCTGCAGGCGCTGCTGGAGCTGTACGACGACCCGGACGAGCGCGTCCGGCGGGTCGCGATCGGCGCGTTCGGCAACTTCGACAACGGCCGCCCGGTCGAACACCTGGTCGAAGCACTCGACGACGGGTCGGCGGTCGTGCGGCGGACGGCGGTCTACTCGCTGATCGAGTTGCTCTCGAACGTCCCCCGCCAGCGCAGCCACGAGATCAGGGAATCGATCGTCGACGAACTCAGCGCCACCGAGGACGCGACGGTCGTCGTCCCGCTGGTCGAGATACTCGAGGAGAGTACCCAGACCGCACAGCGGCGCAACACGGCCTGGCTGCTCGGCCGAGTCACCGACGGCGACCACGAGCGCGTCATCGAGGCGCTGATCGACTGTCTCGACGACGACGATCAGATGACCGGCCAGTTCGCGGCGACGAGTCTGGCTGAGTTCGACGGCGAGACCGTCGAAGACGAACTTCTCGATGTCGTCGAAGACGACGACCGCAGCAGCGACGTGCGTGCACAGGCGATTTTCACGCTGGGCAAAGTCGGCGGACAGCGCTCGCGGGACGCCTTGGAGTCGATCATCGACGAGACCGAGGACGAGCAGATCCGCAAGCGGGCGTTTTCGGCACTGTCGAAGCTCGGCGGACAGGCCGGGGACGTGCTGTGA
- a CDS encoding CheF family chemotaxis protein: protein MAEGEQKLADVQGRFMQVVSDGRKASDVEWQSCRLLLSNKRLLILTNEDKQTIPLGKVSSIKSRGDVNEAIAQVSSYLSIQIASDVYLIAPQDQESFEEKVYGAVLDQQVVYVKHPAVKGGVVQDAGWQKSRLKIGDGTVDLAIASGQFVEIDRSDVGTVEITEQTVNDAQRRVAEIEHLVDDTVVQTHVTGPGRIVTILAGLVGQEHEPEADISQAEHEVLMALYSGVSPFKIPDFVGMEVEKVEEIYDVLVEKGLLQEVRARREVSLQPRGRNIASEVIENQ from the coding sequence ATGGCCGAGGGCGAACAGAAACTCGCGGACGTGCAGGGCAGGTTCATGCAGGTCGTCTCGGACGGCCGCAAGGCCAGCGACGTCGAGTGGCAGTCGTGTCGCCTGCTGTTGTCGAACAAACGCCTGCTCATTCTGACTAACGAGGACAAACAGACGATCCCCCTCGGGAAGGTTTCCAGCATCAAGAGCCGCGGAGACGTCAACGAGGCGATCGCGCAGGTGTCGAGTTACCTCTCGATACAGATCGCCTCGGACGTCTACCTGATTGCTCCACAGGACCAGGAATCCTTCGAGGAGAAGGTGTACGGCGCCGTACTCGACCAGCAGGTCGTCTACGTCAAGCACCCGGCGGTCAAGGGCGGCGTCGTTCAGGACGCCGGCTGGCAGAAGTCCCGGCTCAAGATCGGCGATGGAACGGTCGACCTGGCGATCGCCTCGGGCCAGTTCGTAGAGATCGATCGCAGCGATGTCGGGACGGTCGAGATAACCGAACAGACCGTCAACGACGCCCAGCGCCGCGTCGCGGAGATCGAACATCTCGTCGACGATACCGTCGTCCAGACGCACGTCACCGGGCCCGGTCGGATCGTGACGATTCTCGCCGGATTAGTCGGTCAGGAACACGAACCCGAAGCGGACATCAGCCAGGCCGAACACGAGGTGTTGATGGCACTGTATTCTGGCGTCTCGCCGTTCAAGATCCCCGATTTCGTCGGGATGGAGGTCGAGAAGGTCGAGGAGATCTACGACGTGCTCGTCGAGAAAGGGCTGCTGCAGGAAGTGCGAGCGCGGCGGGAGGTTTCGCTGCAACCGCGCGGGCGCAACATCGCCAGCGAGGTCATCGAAAACCAGTGA
- the mutS gene encoding DNA mismatch repair protein MutS: MDGALGAPEKMTERADELTPMMAQYFELTRQYDDALVLFQVGDFYEAFCEAAERVARLCEITLTKREDSTGEYAMAGIPIDNAESYIETLLDAGYRVAIADQVEDPEEASGVVDRAVTRIITPGTLTEDELLGGAANNYVAALAREDDRYGLAVLDVSTGDAYATGSDSLATIEDELGRFAPSEAIVGPAAPTDPFECMVTPYDERSFSAEQARERVGEYFGPPERLLASDAEVRACGALLAYAEYTRGGTGIGEDGRLEYLNHLTRYDPREYMVLDAVALESLEVFNRRSVRSSDGLTLVEAIDETACAMGRRELTDWLRRPLIDRDRIEARHEAVDELVGAVRTRERLHGRLREVYDLERLISRVSRGRANARDLDSLGSTLDVVPEIRETIADSDSAKLQAIHDRLDDVPEVRSLIAEAIADDPPPELTEGGVIAPGYDGTLDELRETERTGKAWVEDLEQQERERTGIDSLKVGHNSVHGYYIEVTDANLDQVPEDYQRRQTLKNSERYYTPELKEREEEIISAEQRADDREYELFVDVRETVAAESERIQDLADALAQLDVLVSFGTVAAEFDYTRPEIVEAGIEIEAGRHPVVERTEDAFVPNGASLDREHRVMIVTGPNMSGKSTYMRQVALTALLAQAGSFVPAERAQLGIVDRIFTRVGASDDIAGGRSTFMIEMSELAEILDHATEDSLVLLDEVGRGTSTTDGLAIARAVTEFVHDELGATTLFATHHHELTDVADELPGVFNRHFRTSREDRVVFEHEIAPGAAKASYGVEVADVAGVPETVVQRAADLLEGSETTAPADDGRTPTRTNGHGPTAPGHDGELASADDETVAGSGAIRDRLREVSIAETTPLEALQLLSELQSEIEE; this comes from the coding sequence ATGGACGGGGCACTCGGGGCACCCGAAAAGATGACCGAACGGGCCGACGAGCTGACGCCGATGATGGCCCAGTACTTCGAGTTGACCCGCCAGTACGACGATGCACTCGTGCTCTTTCAGGTCGGTGACTTCTATGAGGCCTTCTGCGAGGCGGCCGAGCGCGTCGCCCGCCTCTGTGAGATCACGCTCACGAAGCGTGAGGACTCCACCGGCGAGTACGCGATGGCCGGCATCCCCATCGACAACGCCGAGAGTTACATCGAAACGCTGCTCGATGCCGGCTATCGGGTCGCCATCGCCGATCAGGTCGAGGATCCCGAGGAAGCGAGCGGGGTCGTCGACCGGGCAGTCACCCGCATCATCACGCCGGGCACGCTCACCGAGGACGAACTGCTGGGCGGGGCCGCGAACAACTACGTCGCCGCGCTGGCCCGCGAGGACGACCGCTACGGGCTGGCAGTCCTGGACGTCTCGACCGGCGACGCCTACGCGACCGGCAGCGATTCGCTCGCGACGATCGAGGACGAACTCGGTCGTTTCGCCCCCTCGGAGGCGATCGTCGGGCCGGCCGCGCCGACCGACCCCTTCGAGTGTATGGTCACACCCTACGACGAACGTTCCTTCAGCGCCGAGCAGGCACGCGAGCGGGTCGGAGAGTATTTCGGCCCGCCGGAGCGGTTACTCGCAAGCGACGCGGAAGTCCGCGCCTGTGGGGCATTGCTCGCGTACGCCGAGTACACCCGCGGCGGGACTGGCATCGGCGAGGACGGTCGGCTGGAGTACCTCAATCACCTCACGCGATACGATCCGCGCGAGTACATGGTGCTCGACGCCGTCGCGCTGGAGAGTCTCGAGGTGTTCAACCGCCGTTCCGTCCGGAGTTCGGATGGGCTGACGCTGGTCGAAGCGATCGACGAGACCGCGTGTGCGATGGGGCGTCGGGAGCTGACCGACTGGCTGCGCCGGCCATTGATCGACCGCGATCGGATCGAGGCGCGCCACGAGGCGGTCGACGAACTCGTCGGCGCGGTCCGGACCCGTGAGCGGCTCCACGGGCGCCTGCGGGAGGTGTACGACCTTGAACGGCTGATCTCGCGCGTCTCCCGTGGGCGGGCGAACGCCCGCGATCTCGACTCGCTCGGTTCGACGCTGGACGTTGTCCCCGAGATACGCGAGACGATCGCCGACAGCGACAGCGCGAAGCTCCAGGCGATTCACGACCGCCTGGACGACGTACCCGAGGTCAGATCGCTCATCGCGGAGGCGATCGCCGACGATCCACCGCCGGAACTCACAGAGGGTGGCGTCATCGCACCCGGCTACGACGGGACGCTCGACGAGTTGCGCGAGACCGAGCGCACCGGCAAGGCCTGGGTCGAGGACCTGGAGCAACAGGAGCGCGAACGGACCGGTATCGACTCGCTGAAGGTCGGGCACAATTCCGTCCACGGCTACTACATCGAGGTGACCGACGCCAATCTCGATCAGGTGCCCGAAGACTACCAGCGCCGCCAGACGCTGAAAAACAGCGAGCGCTACTACACGCCCGAACTCAAAGAGCGCGAAGAGGAGATCATCAGCGCCGAACAGCGGGCCGACGACCGCGAGTACGAACTGTTCGTCGACGTACGCGAGACCGTTGCCGCTGAGTCCGAACGCATCCAGGACCTGGCGGACGCGCTAGCGCAACTCGACGTGCTCGTCTCCTTTGGGACCGTCGCCGCGGAGTTCGACTATACCCGCCCGGAAATCGTCGAGGCGGGTATCGAGATCGAGGCCGGCCGCCATCCCGTCGTCGAGCGGACGGAGGACGCGTTCGTCCCGAACGGGGCCAGTCTCGACCGCGAGCATCGCGTGATGATCGTCACCGGGCCGAACATGAGCGGCAAGTCCACCTACATGCGCCAGGTCGCGCTGACCGCGCTACTCGCCCAGGCCGGGAGCTTCGTGCCCGCCGAGCGCGCGCAATTGGGTATCGTCGATCGGATCTTCACGCGCGTCGGGGCCAGCGACGACATCGCCGGCGGACGATCGACGTTTATGATCGAGATGTCCGAACTCGCCGAGATTCTCGACCACGCGACCGAGGACTCGCTGGTCTTGCTCGACGAGGTCGGGCGCGGCACCTCGACGACCGACGGGCTGGCGATCGCCCGCGCAGTGACGGAGTTCGTTCACGACGAACTCGGCGCGACGACGCTCTTTGCGACCCACCACCACGAACTCACAGACGTCGCCGACGAACTGCCGGGTGTGTTCAATCGGCACTTCAGGACCAGCCGCGAGGACAGGGTCGTCTTCGAGCACGAGATCGCCCCGGGTGCGGCAAAGGCGTCCTACGGCGTCGAGGTCGCCGACGTCGCGGGCGTGCCCGAAACGGTCGTCCAGCGAGCCGCCGACTTGCTCGAAGGTAGCGAGACGACCGCCCCGGCGGACGACGGCCGCACGCCGACACGGACGAACGGCCACGGACCGACCGCGCCGGGCCACGATGGCGAACTGGCGAGCGCGGACGACGAGACAGTGGCCGGGTCCGGCGCGATCCGCGATCGTCTGCGCGAGGTGTCGATCGCCGAAACGACACCACTGGAGGCGTTGCAACTACTCTCGGAGTTGCAATCCGAGATCGAGGAGTGA
- the nucS gene encoding endonuclease NucS, which yields MPSNVRARTDPAIETARSVVETGLDSGAVVTIFGECTVEYDGRAASTLGPGDRHVMCKPDGTVLVHTDEGHQPVNWQPPGCTHEVSITDDALVLDSQRDNPDERLVVTFDAVEHVAAFDVTDPEELSLSGTEEDLRQRILAEPSLIEPGFTPLATERETPAGAVDIYGEDGDGRAVVLELKRRRVGPDAVGQLARYVEALQRDLHAETGVRGILVAPSVTDRARSLLAERELEFVALEP from the coding sequence GTGCCATCCAACGTTCGCGCCCGGACCGATCCCGCAATCGAGACGGCACGGTCGGTCGTCGAGACGGGTCTCGACAGCGGTGCCGTCGTGACGATCTTCGGCGAATGTACGGTCGAGTACGACGGTCGGGCCGCGAGCACGCTCGGCCCCGGCGATCGTCACGTCATGTGCAAGCCGGACGGGACCGTCCTCGTTCACACCGACGAGGGTCACCAGCCGGTCAACTGGCAACCGCCGGGATGCACCCACGAAGTGTCGATCACTGACGACGCGCTCGTGCTCGACAGTCAGCGGGACAACCCCGACGAACGGCTCGTAGTAACGTTCGACGCCGTCGAGCACGTCGCGGCGTTCGACGTGACCGATCCCGAGGAACTGTCGCTGTCCGGCACCGAAGAGGACCTCCGCCAGCGGATCCTGGCGGAGCCGTCGCTGATCGAGCCCGGATTCACCCCACTGGCGACCGAGCGAGAAACCCCTGCCGGTGCCGTCGACATTTACGGCGAAGACGGGGACGGACGAGCCGTCGTCCTGGAGCTCAAGCGCCGTCGCGTCGGTCCGGACGCCGTCGGCCAACTGGCGCGCTACGTCGAGGCGCTGCAGCGCGATCTCCACGCCGAGACCGGCGTCCGTGGCATACTCGTCGCGCCGTCGGTCACCGACCGTGCCCGGTCGCTGCTGGCCGAGCGTGAACTGGAGTTCGTGGCGCTGGAACCGTGA
- a CDS encoding DUF6735 family protein yields the protein MAHRALVAYERPDGRYDVHTSRLGGLDCRLARTISPTDPYAGGDVDPEPNVVARPFEHVLTMVDLARHEAIYRVGTDYRVRTYLPLWFGLDHYVGPDAPADRGLIVAVDGPDEAARLRTWFQSAKGVLADGISDGALGVADADRILTEAVRTRVDGEIHRPDGTDGY from the coding sequence GTGGCCCACCGCGCGCTGGTCGCCTACGAGCGACCGGACGGCCGATACGACGTGCACACGTCGCGACTCGGCGGACTCGACTGCCGCCTCGCCCGGACGATCTCGCCCACCGACCCATACGCCGGTGGCGATGTCGACCCGGAACCGAACGTCGTCGCGCGGCCGTTCGAGCACGTGCTCACGATGGTCGATCTCGCCCGACACGAGGCGATCTACCGTGTCGGGACCGACTACCGGGTGAGGACGTACCTGCCCCTGTGGTTCGGACTCGACCACTACGTCGGCCCGGACGCGCCGGCGGACCGTGGGCTGATCGTCGCCGTCGATGGTCCGGACGAGGCGGCTCGACTCCGGACGTGGTTCCAGTCGGCGAAAGGCGTGCTCGCGGACGGCATCTCGGACGGAGCGCTCGGTGTGGCCGATGCCGACAGGATACTCACGGAGGCGGTTCGAACACGCGTGGACGGCGAGATCCATCGACCGGACGGAACGGACGGGTATTAG
- the lysW gene encoding lysine biosynthesis protein LysW — translation MATCPECGGDVTLHDDVEIGEIVDCSTCGAELEVVAVDPVELETAPELEEDWGE, via the coding sequence ATGGCAACCTGTCCTGAATGCGGTGGCGACGTGACACTGCACGACGACGTCGAGATCGGTGAAATCGTCGACTGCTCGACCTGTGGTGCGGAGCTGGAGGTCGTCGCGGTCGACCCCGTCGAACTGGAGACCGCCCCGGAACTGGAAGAAGACTGGGGCGAGTAA